GTACATACGTGGCTTAGGAGCACAATGACTGCCGAAAAACTTTCAGACTTAGCTGTGATTGCGATGCATTGCCACAATATTCACATCCATCGTGATAAGGTGTGCGACAAGTACATGGCAATGCATCCAAGACGAATGGTATGAGTTTCCTTCCTCGGTCAATGATCAGGCTGGAAGTATGGTATTCTAAGATTATTGAATTTGGAGGAAACATCTTCCACCAAGACTCACTAATAGGGAAGTTGTTTCCTCGTTCAAATTGAGTTCTATATCTTGCGGTTCCGGCCATGTGCTACAATAACAGTAACTACACCAATGCTGCATCCTTAGAGACGGACCATGGGATATTTTAGGGGGGTGGGTTGGATTCAGCCTTGCATGATTATTTGAAGGGAATTTCTGCATGCCCCCCTTCCCCAGAACATGTAATGATTCGTTCCTTATCTACGCCcctttttaaatgaaaattctgTGTCCGCCCCTGCAGAgaaatacaataacaaaactgACAAACTTTGCCGTAGCTATTGTTGCTGTTACTGTAGCAACTGTGCTCCGGTCAGCTGTCATTTTCCCATATCATTACAACTGTTACACCGACTAAAAGATCTCAGGATCTTTGAACCTATCGCACAACTTTTATTTCACTCAACGTTaaaagcattaaaacaaaatcattctATGAGTAGATGTGGTTACTCAGTTTTGTGGTCGATCTATagaaattcaaaagcattgaaCGGTCAAAACACGGAATACATGGCCCCTTTTTTCATAGGTGGAAATCttctgtttcaatttttttgctcGAGATTGGCCTGACATCAGATAAAAACCCTCTTAGTTTAGACAGGGCTGATCCTAAACAATAAATCTTACATCTCGTTTAGAGGGAAACCCGGAGCAGGCTGTGTCTGGGATCTGCAGTGCAAAATAGAGAACAGAGCTCTTCTGAACCCTGGAATTCTATATGTATAGAGAATTGGATTGACAAGAGAGTTTGTATAAAACAGAAAGATGAGAGAATAATGCAACCAAACTCGTGTTCTAGGCGAAATCATTCTTGAAGGACGAAAATATGATGCAACTATGAAACgaacttttaaaataatgaatgGCAGCGTCAGCAGTAAAGATACAGCTGTCACTAAGAACAGCGTCTTGgtaagttttctttctctacTGGTTGCACCATGGTGATGACATTGAGTTCCACACACAATTTTTCTAGCTATAGACGAGTACgatacaacaataataataaggcAAACCccgaaaaatgaataaaatgcGATAAGAAAGTCGTCATATAGTTGAAGAGTAAGAGTCTGGGAGATATGTAACCCCCTAGTACTTGCAACGAGCCCTGCTGTAATCCAAACGACCGTTATAACTGCTCCAAAGATTTTCGTTTTCACGAGGCGATGCTTGAAAGGACGTACCGTTGCGTGCGTCCTCTCCAAAGAAATAGCTGTAAGGTTTATCAATGACGCTGATGGAAAGACCCACAGGACAAAGAAACCCGTGGAAAACGgggcaataaaaaaatgaatcgTCCAAAAGTAACAATTGCGTCCTAAAAGCCAACACTGAAAGATCACGCTGGCCCCAACAAGCATGTCAGCAACTGCTTGGTTGATCACCAGGTACATACTGCGCTTGCGAAGACTGCGCTCTTTCAGGTAAACAATGATTGTAAGAGCATTCAGCATCACTATAGCAGCAGTCTCTATGCCAAACACTGTTAGCCAGGCAATGCACTCAGATGCAGGAAACATCACGAAAGATGAAATTGTGTGTTGTAGCTGCAAAAAGGaggaaaatgatgaaaattatgACAGATTAACGGAGAATCACTTTACAGGGGCCGCTTTTGCCTTGGCAACCCACGTTTACACTAGCATGCATAAGTTTGTCGCGCAACATGAAAATCTATTTTATCGCAGATatttgcccccgcagggtttttgcccagaggccaaaacccgaggaggcaccctagaattccccgcgtgtatacaaattaggaattttaaaatgtaagaaagtaggtactgtaagtaaatttgtagtatgcgaaaaaaatctcgatttgatcaaactaggcgcgcactgtcgtctcgggtaatattttagcaagcgcgcatggtggtgtcgggtacttgcaaccacgaggtcacgtttcgtcatcttctagaagcatttgaaggtgagcattttgcacttcagtgatttctttgaattcaaaagcattcaacagtgctgagtaaatttggtttgtcagacacaaatcatcaacggggtcgacagacccgatccaacagatcacaaatatctcaagctcaagcgtgtcaaattcaacgagaaaaaaacgtatcctgaaactttgaagccgcaaACGCGTTTAAAgagttacttatatcacaattttttttttgttatcaatcctgttaagtcgatttaagcaatctaagctttattttcccgtgcattaaacaccatttagttcaatgtcaatattcgcatgcgttatttgatgctcacgtccacccaacagcgaacgtgacataaccgacactcagtcacgctacgctaatcgaaagtcgtacataactatgaattgccgccgcgccttccaaatttgacgcataacagacatcgacaagaaagaaagcttaaCAAATGTCGAAAcaattccattaccagtattgcgatatttcatacttcgtccgtcggtcttcggtattccctcgtttttacttgtttcagtttctttatttcgattgaactcgtcacgaagagaaaccgttacatttgtgttagtatttgtttgatgttccagatgatagatatcggatccttgttaatgcctatttccaggcctggtctattcactttttagattaacggctgttattcatcagttttcttcaactgattagtgaagattttgtttcaagatccattagacttttgaaaactaataaggcgtttggccttgataaaattagtgcgcgtccTTTAAAGAATCAGTGGaagttattactccttctttaacaaattttcagataaatattgttaactatttacattaatgtgaacttcaataaaatgcttgaaacgttaatttttcaacggtcttatgcacagtatttatatcaaatacacatcccaattcagtgccgtagcaagtggaggggccgggggggcccgtgctcCCCCtcagttttttccctaaaaagtaaaaacagacctgtataaaatgttgaaaataaaatattatcaagcaactatttgggacgttttcaaaaacctgccgatgaagtttacgtttacctctaaggcaactcagacagtttaaactacgaacttactatggtgactctgaaaggtgaaacatctgctggtttcaagatacagagatagtcggttttctatttagtaattgacgttgcaattgttatactctcaatgtacattggtttgctgagacagtgtgcgaagtaaataattcgcgatatgcataaatcacatatcgctcttggagaacgctggaaatagcatttccaagcctctagctttcaaaattttcaggggaagcatgcccccagacccccctagcggctcgcgcctccggcgctcacgTGCCCCGCCCCCatttatattacccttgctacggcactgtcccataaccataaacaggttatgaaaagcgggggcagctctagtgatcactatttctagtctAATATATTGTAACAAAAACTAATGctattggttgaacgtgaacttccatttccgatcccttTCCCTGTCACTTTGCCCTAAAcgattgacgttacattttacaataatactgagactgacttccggtcgaaaacatgaacgagacaaaataaaatggcaataattccaacaatatcttgagcatgtgctaaaaagaagctccgtgaattcatttctcacagctaaatttgattaatgtggcaaaaacaaacacgatgttttCTCTAGAAGagtatccaacgcacaagaaaaagttcgaggaatgcttaaagcaGTCTGCATAaagcaatgcgagtttctatATCAgatggacttcgatgcgatttttcagcaaataaatTTACGATATGAATGAGCTATATGAGTGTCTGCAATTTTAACTCTAAATCGGATGGTAATGGTAacgcatttatatagcgcattttccaTGTGCATacattcaaatgcgctttacaacactttgtgggggactttgccagactgctttatggcgcagttcacaatctttttaatgcaacaagtagaattcacaggtgcccccagaacagaacgagtgatgccagaccacaacaccgggaacttaatgccctactctttacgaatagtgtgtgggttctttaacgtcccacagttatttaagggttgtgagacgggacctccggcttatagacttgaaagtctaaccatttgctgatgtgattacaaaggcagcactttctactcagttattttaagaccctgagtgttggtccggccggagacgaactcacgacctcccgcgtcacagcccaatgctcaacaactgtgccaccggtgcgcggtcgTATATGGACGTCGATATGAACGTCGATATGATGTCGATATGACGtcgatatgatttttttttccatttaattACAGCTCTTCCCTTTCCACTTCAGAATCTCTTGCAAAGACTCCGCTCCGTGACTCCTTCGAGTGTTTCTTCGACCCGCAGCGAAGTTTCGGCAATCCCTTGCGTACTTTTCGGCAATACCTTGCGAGccctgttcttgaaaaatcgaggTTTTTTCTGCTACAGCGAAATTTTCCTCCCTAATACGCGGGGACCTCTAGGATGCCtcctcaaaaattgaaaaacttcTTCCTTTTAACGAAAATCTAATTAATTCattcagttttatttattCTCCATAACGTGGGGAGAAGTCTCCCGAGCCAGGGCCTCATGTAAAAGACGCTCGACCaattaaattacaaacaaGATGTTACATAAATTGTAATAAAGTATAACaatatcaaattaaaaaaataatttgctaataaaaaatgacaacttaaGATTAAAATGCACCGAAATGAGTAAAAACGAACAATACTAtaagcaatattttaaaaacgaGTGCGAGTGTTTCATCGGGGTTTCCAAACAAGAGCAAACTGATGAAGGCCGAgtacttttattgttttcgagTGTTTAGAAACCCCgatgaaacacgaagcacgagtttttgaAATCTAAATTACTGGACGAGGTGTGCAGGTTTAGCAGACGATGGTAAACTGTTCAATATCTACACAATATAAGAAAACGAGTTGTGCCTAAAACGATTGTTATGAGATGGTTGTAAAATGTTAATTGCACTACCCCGTATATAGGAAGCAGTTGATAACCCTTGGCACAAAGAAATCCGAAATACAACGAGGGCCTTGCGCCCTAAAgccttaaaaaaaactgtcagCGATTGTTCAATGCTTTTGTATTCtggtttaaccctttcccgtccaaggggttcccctttgacgagtaaaatcgtctggcgttagacagagtaaaatctataagtgccctgagcgctcattcggcagttgaGGGGTTAAACGTCAATTCCTTGTTTGACAAGTTCTAACACCAAAACTTAATTTCAAGCTTTTGATCTATGCTTTCTTTCATCTTTAATCGTGCAAGGGCAAGTTACCAATGAAAAACCGTTTAAAGTAACTGAACCACAACCATTGATATGAACTGTTACTGCCGGATAATAGACCTTCGGCAATGACAACGACGACGACAAGGAAAAGAtcacttcaaaataaacatttgccgAGTTCTGACTAATGATGTGGCTATCCCATCCTGTTTAGTATTCCACAATGAGTGCGCTAAAACTAGACTGGTATGCGCGGCGTGGGATTTAATACAGGGAGTTACACATTTACAGTTGTAAGTTGAAGTTGTCTTCGCAACCTCAAATGAAAAACCATTTGGACAAACATTGACATTAACTGTCACCGCCAGATAATaaggagctttagcaatgacgaaaGGCaacgacaaagaaaaattcacttcaaaaaaagaatttgGCGATTTGCGACTATTTTGCagttatcccatcttgtttgCATTCTCTAATGTTGCTAAAGTAAACTTAAACTAGACTGTTATGCCGCTGTGTTGCATCCAATATAAAAAAAGACTTAAAGACTTACAGTTTATattcaagttgtcatcataACCTCAAATTGGgtaatttcaagttgttgtttttcagagGACTGCACGGAATTGTTCAGAAGTGcctgccgcacgtgcagcacgcttatttgtTCTtactcaaccaatcaaattcttaatttgtggcgtcgtAATTGCGGTTGCTTTTGTCGGTGCTGTAGCTAACTTTCATCACACTTACTATGTTAAAATGAGAGACCCGCCTTTATTTCAAGGTCATGCTCTAATTAAGGGAGGATATTTTCACagagaaatacaaaaaataatttatctcGTAAACTACAGACGAGTAATACTTGAACTGGATTGTATTTCTAGAGAAAACTAATAaaatcgtcaaaaatttgtcttttcaactttttgcatCAAATCTATCAACATGAATAAGGCTTTAAGTTATCAAAGTTTCAGGCGGACGTTGAGAGGTTGGTCGAGTGGTCGACCGTAtttccagttttaaaaatagttATATGGACTTAAGgatgaaacaggaaaaaaagtcaCCAACTTAAAGAAGGCTTTATATTCCCACATTTTTGCAATGTTTATAgattttggtcaaaaaatattaacagTCATCTACCTTTTGATGTCGTTCTTCAACAGAATTCAGATTTTGCCCAACGAGACAGGATAAGCTGTCTAAACTTGACCAAACATGAacataatttcaaatcaactgGAAGAAAACGGGAAATTCACAAGTGCAAGCTAGGAAATGTTTCTTTCGTTTTGGTCTTAGATTCAAATTTATAAGCTATGATTCAAATCTAAACTTCCTGTTTGAGCATTGTGTCAATTTTTCTCTTGAcaactattaaaaaaaagcattacTACGTGATTCTTTTTTCATGTAATTCGTGTTAAATTAAAAAGCAGAACAATAACTGAATTACCAAAGAAATATTGTCCGTAACAATTAACCTTGAAATACGCCAAACATTTGTTGCATGATAGTATGCATGCGAGATATAATTGCCCAGTTTACTCCTATGTTGCTCATCAGCGACACATGTTTCATGATTTAACAAAAGGGGGGAACATTGACAGAAAATGTTTGTATGTGGCTGTTCTGTTTTATTGTTCCACTTCGCTTTTTGCTTTACCCTATATGTGATACAAGAACAATTTGCATAGTATAGTTAATACAAGAGTATAGTTTACAAACATAAAATGTCAAATTACACCGCACGCAATTAAGCTTCCAATATGTTACTGATGACACAGGGCGCATAAAGAGAATGTCATGTCACATGCATTGTTGACTCCACGTTTCAAACATACATGAGACCTTAATTTATATTGTAGACCGATTTCAACATAAACTGACATGATGATCTGCTGAGTTGACCTTGTCGCTGAACTGGAAAAGCACTTTCCCTTGTATCATAGGATTTAAATTCcgttcgagccgttttttttttctttggttagTACGTAGGTACCGATCTAAATTGTGACGATGACGTCAATCATAAGAATTTTGATTGTTTCCCAGAAGGTTTCCGTTGGCTGAAAAGTGGTGGGTAGTTGCAGAAATATCTACCAATAAAATTGCGAAACAAAATGCTAGATGGACACTGCGGGAGCGCTCTAGCAGTTGAATATATCATGTTTTTCAGATGCTAGAGATGTGTGTGTTTCAGTAACGTAGTTTATTATTGGAGACATGATCATGTAAGAAGATACGTGTTGGTGATGTCACTATATCAGAAGGAAAAAACTACTGTAGTCCTAGGCCTATTTTAGAAGTAAAATTACAAAACCAGGTAATTAGAATTTAGAGGTTTCTTGTTTGATCATATTTTACCTTGTTGTGAAAACCATGACCtcctttaattttgttttgcactAATTAGAAGATCTTTCGCATCTACCCACACAGttaacaattttcaaatcatctACTCGATCGTCCTAAATTCAAGTAACTTTTAGCATACAGTTCCACACTTCCTTCAAACTTCGGTTTCTATGTCAGTCGAGACCAGGCAAGGTCCACAGATCAAGGACGGCGGATTCCTTGTAAACAACAATCAGTGATgtttaagaaataaaatacattCCTTCGAATTTTGGCCTCTCTCCTAGTTCTTGGTGCTATTTCGGCCAGGTGAGACGGGAATTTAAATTACCTTCCCCGACAAATTTTATTCACGTCGCATCGGCTTTATTCATCTCTAccaatttgaaatatttttcggTCCATAAACTACTAATGTCTGCAAAATAAACGATTTTAGATTGGGGCAATTTACTTTTCAGCAGCTCCAAATATAACAACTTCGTCAGCTCTAGCACGTAAGAACAgtttgaacaattttcaaaGCTAATTTTCTCTAAAGTGCGGAAGTTTATTTTAGATCAAAACCATGTTTTATTAGTCTGTCTTTAATTCTTTACAAATCTGTAACTCCCATTTGCCAAGTTAAAATCCTGACGCGTGAGCTTTCTCACGACTTGACCTAGTAATTTGtactagtttgcataactggtAAAATCAGGAAAAATTCCTTTTAAGTTGTTTGTTACAAATGCTATATGCGCTTGAGGTGTTACATATTGCCGGTACTTTGTCATTTAGCAAGTAAAAATCCTCTCCTGAAAGCTCCTTTTAGAATTTGATCAATTAAAGCATAGTTAGTGAAGGAGACTATGATTAAAGCAACGCCAATTGTTCATTGACTTCTCTATTATAAccaaaaaaggaataatttttaCTGAGTAGTGGCCATACTACACTTGAGTTCTTTGCaaacccttttttttaattgcttgCGCGATATTGCTTCATCACAGAATTTTAGTCCATGGAACCATTATATGATTATCACGCAAGCGGTCATAAGGACCGTCATATTTTCGCGCATCCTCAGTGAATATTTAGACCATTATCAATAACAAGAATTCAAACCGACTAAACACGTACAGCGTTCTCTCTACCGAAAGATTGAAGTATGTTCCACGTCCATGCAAAGATCCCTTCAGGGGGTTGACATCACCACAGCCGAGGGTGCTGAGGCGTTTCATCAACTATTCTCTGTGTTGGAGAGCTTAGCGGATCAGGGAATCAACGTGGTTGCCACTCAGAAAGTACTTAAGGATGGAAAAAAGTACTTGAAGAATACTTTCGAGACATACATCGGACGAAGTGAGCATCGTAGTGATCACTGCTCGGTTCACGCACTAAGTGATCGTAATTAATACAGGGGAGTTCGGGGGGAATGTAATCACCTACACTGCTAAGAACGTGAGTGCTGCGAAAGTCTGGGGGATATTGACAGAGCTCAAAAGAGATCATGCATAAATTAAGTGGACGTGACAGAAGAACAGAGGGTTGGGCCGAGGTTTGAGTACGATGAGAGTGTGCGCAACATACAGGCGTAGAAAGCCCACTTGCTACGACCAAGTAACTAGGACGAAGCAAAGCAGCATATCCTCCAGAAGCTAGATGAGGGCTTGCGTCTTATCTTAATGGACTGGCAATGAAATTTTTGCCTGTGCGATAGAGAGAACAGGTGAGTGACCTTTTTTAGCAAGAGGGAAAGGCGCTGGCACGTCAGCACTATAATCACCAGAGCAACCGTGAAGAACAAGCATGAAGTCGACTGCTTTGTGCACATTTTCAACAACTGCACTAAAAATACCTTTGCAGTTCTCTCAATCATAGAGGACTTGCTACACAAGGTCAAAGAGGAGTTTTCCCTTGTGACTTCAACCTACCTCCGATTGGATAATTACAGGAGATAATACAATTTGCCTCTGATGCTTAGCCTTGAAGGAGTAGGGGAGAGAACCGGTGTCATGCCACTGCGATGTGATTTCTCAGAACCACAGCTTGTCCAGGATATGTGTGATCGGAAGACTCGTACATGAAGCGCTGGGTCATCGAGAGCGACGACGTCGCCACAGCTGAGGATCTGAAGGCAACACTAGAATACTATGGCGGTATCAAAGGGTGCAGTGCTGCGGTCGTTGAGGTGGACACGACCAGTGATGGCAACGGAGGGAGCAAGATTCTAGGCTATAGTGTTTTGAACAACTTCCACTACGAAGAGTGTGGCAAAGGATACAACATCGGCCCTGGGCGTCTCATGCCCTACGGTGATCTCGGAGCTCCATGACAAGGAGATACTAAGCTAATGGTGATAAACCATTTGGTCAAGCTACACAGGGGGGAAGCGTGGATCCAAGATCAACTCTGGTCACGAGACTGGATTCAGTTTGATGTTCAAGACCCAGACAGAGGCAGAAAACCATATGGAGACAGGCAAGCACCGTTTTGAGGTGGTCTAGGAATCCATCTATGACCGCGTCGGAAGGAAAGGGGGGGACTGTGACATCAACCTCAGCACAAGGTGTGGACAGCAGCAGCCCTTCCAGAGCATCTCCTGCACGTAGGCCTTTAGGGTGGGATCTTGAGGTAGCAAGACGAACCACCAGGATGACTAATAACGTCAAGACATTCTTTTCTGATAAAGAATTTTGAAGAGGGCGAAAGAACTGGAAATAAGGACGATCCTGTGCTGGTAGCAAAGACGATGAAGATTCTCAGAAATGAGTACGGAGAGCCCACGTTTGAGTCTGAAGAGTGGGAGACTGGCGGGAGATCAGCGGTCTTTTTTACTCACGTCAGACAGCGGCGCAGCGTCATAGGGTTATTTATGCTGAAGAAACACCTGAGGAAGACATTATGGCCGGAGAGTCAAAAGTGGCTTTTCACGCTTTTAGAGGTTTCGTGATTGAACAAATGGGCAAACCAAGCCATCCAATCATAGCTGGCGATAGCAACGTCTGGGAACCTGTAAAAGGCAACTCACTCAAACTGGCAGTCAATAACGAAATCTGAAAGCAACATCTGACGACTGATGGACCACTCACAAGATTTTGCGGCTGTTCAAAGATTGTCTGCGAGTTCTCCATGCTTTCAAATGTGACGTTACATGGTTTAAAAGAGGCATCTTCGTGGGGAAGGGTTGAGGGCAGATATACATTCTAGCAAGTAACGTTGGACGTCAGTTAAATTGTACCAAGAGTACCTGTGTATTCCTGGTTATTTCTATCCCATCTTCTCCACGGGTGTCTTAAAGATAGGGGAActcagttttcaattttcgttCCAAAGAAAGAACCATGGGAGACCCACATTGAGCTTGGAGAGattaaaggtattttttttattaaaatccTATCATATTGCATCCATATCCAGGTCGACTGTTTGGTGCCACAGATGACCTGCAACCACATCCCTCCATCTCTTCGTTCTTAGTTGCACTTTGTTAGGTTGTCAGTAAGCTCCACTGCACATGTTATGAGACAAAACCCCGAGAATTTTTAGCCACTGTTGTTTTGCTTGAACGTTGTCGTGGATGAAACCAATTAATTTTCTCTTCGGTAAAAAAATAGCCGCAAGATTTAAGTAACACTGAAGATGTATTAATTCAGCTTTAACAGCCCATCATTGCTATGTTCTGTCACCCCTTCAGACAAGACAAATGTGTTTTAAGTTGCGACTCGCTAATTTGCAAACCAGTGTTGCTCCATGTTCGAATTACATTAATTTATGAACCAAATCGACTGTCACGCGTAAGGAAAACATTAACTCTCCAGTCTTTCATTGCCTTACGAAACACACGGTTAAAAAACAAGACttcaatttttactttcttgaCGCACAGGGTCATATCGCTCGTATGCGATAACAACACGTGCGTGAGGTTTTCCAGGAATAAGCGGCATCATGCAACTTGCCAAATGACAAAATAGCTGCAATATGCAACACTCAAGCGAACGCAGCgactcaaaacaaaaatttggttttatcaaacgagttgataaaggtggaattaccaccgtgaaagatttagaaagctgacgtttagagcgttggcccttcgtcagtgctaatagaggaattgtggagtgttgtggtttatatgagagtgtagaggagctttgccattggtggatatatggtcacatgaattagtgaataaattagtggaatgagaggcgttcattaattccgtgtggagagagtgtacccagttgaaaaatgagttattgttcgagatttttgcggctttctgtctTCCCGTGGTGCaaggatagcccgcagatAGTCATGTTGCGGTGGGAGttattaggaagattaaatggcgcgcgactggtttggacacATCTCTGTTGTTTTGCTCTgtgtctcgtaggtgttcgcggaagcagTCCGCCAGTTTCCTTcgtgtttcgcctatgtagattttcttgcatagcgtgcaggttatgtaatagatgacatttgtgaaGATGCAtgtgaaatggtcagtgactttaacagatcgattgggtcctgagatcttaactgtgttagaaataaagggacaagttttgcatcgtgtgcgtttgcatgtgaaggttcctggttggttgttaaacttgaatgcgctcctaactaatataagaaattgcctaattttttgtcgcgtttgattgaaatgagtggtggtagagaaaatatgtgtttagtttcgggatcattgcggagaattttgaagtttttgagaatgacatttttgattgcaaggttttgtggatggtaggtaagggtgaatggaattctgtcggtttcttcgttctgtgaagtttgtagtgcggtctctcggtcgatttcttgggcgcggtgtttgcctgtggttacagcggagtcagggtagccgcattttttgaaaaactggcacatttcctcgcatttgttgttaaagtcagTGTCGTAACTGCAGAGGCttctcagtctgagaaattgagagaatgggatggcagTTTTTACgcgttgtggatgagaggacgaatgtaaCAAGTAGTTAAGAGAATccgttggtttgtagtgtacgctagtggataaaccgttgtcgatgatagaaagtttaatttatgtcgaggaaagctaatgatttttcgaaaattcccaggtgtattttcgagccgggtg
This sequence is a window from Acropora palmata chromosome 9, jaAcrPala1.3, whole genome shotgun sequence. Protein-coding genes within it:
- the LOC141891679 gene encoding substance-K receptor-like, which encodes MFPASECIAWLTVFGIETAAIVMLNALTIIVYLKERSLRKRSMYLVINQAVADMLVGASVIFQCWLLGRNCYFWTIHFFIAPFSTGFFVLWVFPSASLINLTAISLERTHATVRPFKHRLVKTKIFGAVITVVWITAGLVASTRGLHISQTLTLQLYDDFLIAFYSFFGVCLIIIVVSYSSIARKIVCGTQCHHHGATSRERKLTKTLFLVTAVSLLLTLPFIILKVRFIVASYFRPSRMISPRTRVWLHYSLIFLFYTNSLVNPILYTYRIPGFRRALFSILHCRSQTQPAPGFPLNEM